The Humulus lupulus chromosome 4, drHumLupu1.1, whole genome shotgun sequence genome has a window encoding:
- the LOC133833126 gene encoding uncharacterized protein LOC133833126 has translation MKVGVSSSSYCQSRQKSYADPKRRSVEFQVGDHVFLRVSPLRGVRRFGVKGKLSPRFVGPFEILERVGQVAYRLALPPSLSGVHNVFHVSMLRKYVSDTTHVLRYEDLELQTNLSYEERPVQILDRKDKVLRNKTIPLVKVLWRNRKVKEATWELETTMRDQYPE, from the exons ATGAAAGTTGGTGTCTCATCATCTTCTTATTGTCAG agtagacagaagagctacgctgatcctaagcgtaggagcgtggagttccaggttggggaccacgtatttctgcgagtttcaccgttgaggggtgtgaggagatttggagtgaagggcaagctgagccctcggttcgttggaccctttgagattctagagagggtcgggcaggtggcttataggctggccttgccaccgtccttatcaggagttcataacgtgttccatgtctctatgttgcggaagtatgtttctgatacaacacatgtgttgagatatgaagatTTAGAGCTGCAGAcaaacttgtcctatgaggagagaccagttcagattttggatcggaaggataaagttctacggaataagacgattccgttagtgaaagtattatggaggaataggaaGGTCaaagaagcgacctgggagctagagacgacaatgcgggatcagtatcccgag